One Candidatus Neomarinimicrobiota bacterium DNA segment encodes these proteins:
- a CDS encoding PorV/PorQ family protein, which translates to QSLRGRSGSPADPQSLRGRFGARSQSVTEWFRRPSRERIEVQDWLFQKSSGGIQQILTRSLITLMIVLLSVNVSASDWEIFRKGTNANAFLLIGTDARSMALGGEGAGLLNSSAIYWNPANAMNNTRHQLQHEVGNYLLGMDHQVSSVHINLGSGQMLSATINNLDMGQEEITTVLNPQGTDQYYSSQAMSLGLNYARSLTDRVSVGLQTKMIREQIWLERSQLFAWDIGLLYHEQVSGFALGMAIQNIGALSQLEAGPRTTFTRRDDETNPGSENVDAIYDLKEFPLPLVFRMGLSKAIHFQSRGFFTPGLLLNMGFSDGLTTPFGASMGLEVSPVKALMLRAGYQFNRDLGELSAGMGLSIPLTQGTRLIMDYAWIDMDYFGSVERYQLSVEF; encoded by the coding sequence GCAATCACTCAGGGGCCGTTCAGGCAGTCCAGCTGATCCACAATCACTCAGGGGCCGTTTTGGAGCACGATCCCAATCGGTCACCGAGTGGTTCCGACGGCCGAGTCGGGAACGTATCGAGGTGCAAGATTGGTTATTTCAAAAATCATCTGGAGGCATCCAGCAAATACTTACTCGTAGTCTCATCACGCTGATGATAGTGCTACTTTCTGTCAATGTCTCTGCCAGTGATTGGGAAATATTCCGCAAGGGAACCAATGCCAACGCCTTCCTGCTCATTGGAACCGATGCCCGCAGTATGGCTCTCGGTGGGGAAGGGGCTGGTCTGCTCAACTCATCCGCCATCTACTGGAATCCAGCCAATGCAATGAACAATACCAGACATCAACTCCAACACGAAGTTGGTAATTATCTGCTGGGGATGGATCACCAGGTAAGCAGTGTGCACATTAATCTGGGAAGTGGACAAATGTTGTCAGCTACCATCAATAACCTGGATATGGGGCAGGAGGAGATCACAACCGTTCTGAATCCTCAGGGTACTGATCAATATTATAGCAGTCAGGCCATGTCGCTGGGACTCAATTATGCCCGCTCTTTGACGGATAGGGTGTCGGTTGGTCTACAGACAAAAATGATCCGGGAACAGATCTGGTTGGAACGCTCACAGCTTTTTGCCTGGGATATCGGTCTGCTTTATCATGAGCAAGTCTCGGGGTTTGCTCTGGGGATGGCCATCCAGAACATCGGTGCCTTAAGTCAACTGGAAGCGGGTCCCAGAACCACTTTTACCCGGCGCGATGATGAGACCAATCCCGGTAGTGAGAATGTGGATGCCATTTATGATTTGAAGGAATTTCCACTGCCCCTGGTCTTCAGAATGGGTTTAAGCAAAGCCATTCATTTTCAGAGCCGTGGTTTCTTCACGCCGGGACTCCTGCTCAATATGGGATTCTCAGATGGTTTGACCACTCCTTTTGGTGCCAGTATGGGTCTGGAAGTGAGTCCGGTGAAAGCATTAATGCTGAGAGCAGGATATCAATTCAATCGTGATCTGGGTGAGCTCTCTGCAGGGATGGGATTAAGTATTCCACTTACACAGGGAACCCGCCTGATCATGGATTATGCCTGGATCGATATGGATTATTTTGGATCCGTCGAACGGTATCAGTTATCCGTAGAATTTTGA